A stretch of Bacillota bacterium DNA encodes these proteins:
- a CDS encoding ankyrin repeat domain-containing protein, protein MRKIISLAALIIALSMLTGCALTARTALMRQGVAFSAESFFAAIEAGQPEIVELLLRAGIDTAAENDAGHTPLLAAINKGHSGIVEMLLSAGVSPNQVSQEGWAPLHVAAYNVLPEMTKLLLDKGADVNLTHENGATALLLAVDSQDMVSLGYLLDKGADISAKLPNGATALHLAAQAGHAEIVARLLSAQAAADATMEGDFTPLMVAVQEGHEALVEALLKAGAQVNLANTQGATALLMAAQDNRLAIAALLLEYQADVKATVEGHTAIAMAQLGGHAAMVDLLRTFGAR, encoded by the coding sequence ATGCGTAAGATTATTTCGCTCGCCGCACTTATCATCGCCCTCAGTATGTTGACGGGTTGTGCCCTGACTGCACGCACGGCCTTGATGCGCCAAGGTGTGGCGTTTAGTGCGGAGAGCTTTTTCGCCGCCATTGAGGCGGGTCAGCCAGAAATTGTAGAGCTGCTACTACGTGCGGGTATAGACACTGCCGCCGAAAACGACGCAGGTCATACGCCGCTTTTGGCGGCGATCAACAAGGGGCACAGCGGCATTGTGGAGATGTTGCTATCCGCAGGCGTTTCGCCCAACCAAGTCAGCCAAGAGGGGTGGGCGCCGCTCCATGTGGCAGCGTATAATGTCCTGCCGGAAATGACTAAGCTTTTGCTGGACAAAGGAGCGGACGTCAACCTTACCCATGAGAACGGCGCCACCGCCCTGCTCCTCGCTGTAGACAGCCAAGACATGGTGAGCCTAGGGTACTTGCTAGATAAAGGGGCAGATATTTCCGCCAAGCTGCCCAATGGGGCGACAGCCCTGCATCTAGCTGCACAAGCGGGCCATGCGGAGATTGTGGCGCGGCTACTAAGTGCCCAGGCGGCGGCTGACGCTACGATGGAGGGCGACTTTACGCCTCTCATGGTGGCCGTGCAGGAAGGGCATGAAGCCCTCGTAGAGGCCCTGCTCAAAGCTGGGGCACAGGTCAATCTCGCCAACACCCAGGGAGCCACAGCGCTCTTAATGGCCGCACAAGACAACCGCTTAGCCATCGCCGCTTTGCTGCTTGAGTATCAGGCTGATGTAAAAGCAACTGTAGAGGGACATACCGCCATTGCAATGGCACAGCTAGGTGGCCATGCGGCCATGGTCGACTTGTTGCGCACTTTCGGTGCCCGTTAA
- a CDS encoding response regulator transcription factor encodes MSPKILVVEDEKPIAEIVKYNLEREGFSVDLAFNGRDALDMAIRQIPDLILLDVMLPKLDGFQVLAELRRTTDNPILMLTAKEGESDKVRGLDLGADDYITKPFSPRELVARVKAHLRRAHLLVTTEENDVSSLWCDKLVIDLVKYEVRKEGLPIELTVREFELLKYLALHRGRVFDREHLLKEVWGYDYFGDGRTVDVTVRRLREKIEDDPSAGNAKYVLTRRGVGYYFRESEVG; translated from the coding sequence TTGAGTCCAAAAATACTAGTTGTGGAAGACGAAAAGCCCATTGCCGAGATTGTGAAGTACAATCTCGAGCGCGAGGGTTTTTCTGTAGACCTCGCCTTTAATGGTCGCGACGCCCTCGACATGGCCATTAGACAAATCCCCGACCTTATACTGTTAGATGTTATGCTGCCTAAGCTCGACGGCTTTCAAGTCCTAGCAGAGCTCAGGCGCACCACAGACAACCCCATACTTATGTTGACGGCCAAAGAAGGCGAAAGTGACAAGGTTAGAGGCTTAGATTTAGGGGCAGACGACTATATCACCAAGCCCTTTAGTCCTCGTGAGTTAGTCGCGCGCGTTAAAGCGCATTTACGTCGTGCCCATCTTTTAGTCACCACTGAGGAAAACGATGTTTCTTCGCTTTGGTGCGACAAGCTCGTCATCGACTTAGTCAAGTACGAAGTGCGCAAAGAGGGCTTGCCTATTGAGTTGACGGTGAGAGAGTTTGAGCTACTAAAGTACCTAGCGCTACATCGTGGCCGTGTGTTCGACCGCGAGCACCTTCTTAAAGAGGTGTGGGGGTATGATTACTTTGGTGACGGCAGAACTGTAGACGTGACAGTGCGCCGTTTGCGCGAGAAGATTGAGGATGACCCTAGCGCGGGCAATGCTAAGTATGTCTTGACCCGCCGCGGAGTAGGCTACTACTTCCGCGAATCGGAAGTGGGATAG
- a CDS encoding peptidoglycan DD-metalloendopeptidase family protein — protein MQGIKRVVSTSTQWLKKSKYKAIGVALFVALCSIFALQSLAWEVSLNGEFVGLVRERQALAAAITAHTEQVREERGWDVGVSSHIAYVPKFSLSSDELATVKEEILPRLEFGKKAAVIVIDGMPVTALATRKEAEELLAEVKNAFTPTQPNAQLETVEFLQETEIIEEYRTIEEIHEPAAAKNVLLHGSERILTHTVKRGESFWTIAMRHQLGVSVLAAANPHIRPERLQIGATLNLTIQEPFLEVQTVTKVTFNQDVPFATTNVVDNTLWHWDRRVRTPGRPGTQEVVARVTAVNGEEVARDIVSRVQTAAPTAQVVARGTKLAPTMSTGAFLWPTTGRVTSAFGRRWDGFHEGVDIGAPTGTAIRAADSGIVSFSGWGGGYGNMVRIEHGDGYATVYAHASRLLVAVNDVVEKGQVIAHVGNTGRSFGPHLHFEIHRQGRPLDPLTFFR, from the coding sequence GTGCAAGGTATCAAAAGGGTAGTGAGCACCTCTACCCAGTGGTTGAAAAAAAGTAAGTACAAAGCAATTGGCGTAGCCCTGTTTGTCGCTCTGTGCAGTATCTTCGCTCTGCAATCTTTGGCGTGGGAGGTCAGTCTAAACGGCGAGTTTGTCGGACTAGTGCGTGAGCGGCAAGCGCTTGCGGCAGCGATAACTGCCCACACCGAGCAAGTTCGCGAGGAGCGTGGCTGGGATGTGGGGGTATCTAGCCATATCGCCTACGTGCCGAAGTTCAGCTTATCTAGTGATGAACTGGCCACCGTTAAAGAGGAGATTCTACCTCGCCTAGAGTTCGGCAAAAAAGCCGCGGTAATTGTCATAGATGGCATGCCTGTCACTGCCTTGGCCACCCGTAAAGAAGCCGAAGAGCTTCTTGCCGAGGTGAAAAATGCGTTCACCCCTACCCAGCCGAACGCACAACTCGAAACGGTCGAATTTCTCCAGGAAACGGAGATTATTGAAGAATACCGCACCATCGAGGAAATACACGAGCCGGCTGCAGCGAAGAACGTTCTCTTGCATGGTAGCGAACGCATCCTGACTCACACTGTTAAACGAGGCGAGTCGTTTTGGACGATCGCCATGCGGCACCAACTAGGCGTCAGCGTCTTGGCAGCCGCTAACCCGCATATACGCCCCGAGCGCTTGCAGATAGGCGCAACACTCAACCTTACCATCCAAGAACCCTTCCTAGAGGTACAGACGGTGACAAAGGTCACTTTCAATCAGGACGTACCTTTTGCCACCACCAATGTGGTGGACAACACGCTCTGGCATTGGGACAGGCGCGTGCGCACCCCCGGCCGGCCGGGCACGCAAGAGGTAGTAGCACGCGTAACCGCGGTTAATGGTGAAGAAGTAGCTCGCGACATCGTGTCGCGCGTGCAGACTGCGGCTCCCACGGCCCAAGTGGTAGCACGCGGCACTAAGCTGGCCCCCACGATGAGTACAGGCGCTTTTCTCTGGCCTACCACCGGGCGCGTCACTTCAGCCTTCGGTAGGCGTTGGGACGGCTTTCATGAAGGTGTAGATATCGGCGCTCCTACGGGTACCGCCATACGCGCCGCAGATAGTGGCATAGTCTCCTTCTCCGGCTGGGGGGGTGGCTATGGCAACATGGTGCGCATAGAGCATGGCGACGGCTATGCCACCGTCTATGCCCATGCCTCACGTCTCTTAGTTGCAGTGAACGATGTGGTCGAAAAGGGGCAAGTAATTGCTCATGTAGGCAATACAGGGCGCAGCTTTGGGCCACACCTGCATTTTGAGATTCATCGTCAAGGCAGACCCCTTGATCCGTTGACCTTTTTTAGATAG
- a CDS encoding ABC transporter permease subunit encodes MMNLVLRELYANKKSLLIWGASMAAFVAMMLVEFAAYYKNPEMLAVIDAMPRELLAAFGMLDANLTTVSGYLSMAMVFINVTLAVYATMLGHNLVAKEERDKTAGFLMTLPLTRARVITGKLLAGALCTIILLVIVAASILGMLLPHEAEPYFLAFFSRAIITTWIIMVMFLALGTFLGALTRRHKLASGLGMGLVFALYIASIVSGLTEQMRFLRYISPFEYFEAAGLLRDRAIEPFFLVLSLVIVIVLVVGTYVCYGRRDLYV; translated from the coding sequence ATGATGAACCTTGTGCTGCGCGAGCTCTACGCGAACAAGAAATCGCTCTTAATCTGGGGTGCGAGTATGGCCGCCTTTGTGGCCATGATGCTCGTGGAGTTTGCTGCCTACTACAAGAATCCCGAAATGCTGGCGGTCATTGATGCTATGCCGCGCGAGCTGCTCGCCGCCTTCGGCATGCTCGATGCTAATCTAACTACCGTAAGCGGCTACCTAAGTATGGCGATGGTGTTCATTAACGTAACCTTAGCGGTGTACGCCACGATGCTCGGGCATAACTTGGTGGCCAAAGAAGAGCGCGACAAAACAGCAGGTTTTCTTATGACGCTCCCCCTCACACGGGCGCGCGTCATTACCGGCAAGCTCTTAGCCGGCGCACTCTGCACGATAATTCTGCTCGTCATTGTCGCGGCAAGTATTCTGGGCATGCTTTTGCCTCACGAGGCTGAACCCTACTTCCTCGCCTTTTTTTCCCGGGCCATAATTACGACTTGGATAATCATGGTCATGTTCTTGGCGTTAGGTACCTTCCTGGGAGCCCTGACTCGGCGCCATAAGCTCGCCTCAGGCCTCGGCATGGGTTTGGTTTTTGCCCTGTACATAGCGTCCATCGTGTCCGGACTGACCGAGCAAATGAGGTTCTTGCGCTACATATCGCCCTTTGAGTACTTCGAAGCGGCAGGACTGCTGCGTGACCGGGCTATTGAGCCGTTTTTCCTAGTGCTCTCGCTCGTTATCGTCATAGTGCTAGTTGTAGGCACTTACGTCTGCTACGGGCGACGGGACTTGTATGTGTGA
- a CDS encoding ABC transporter permease subunit has translation MNIFMFELRKYIGSLAVWIASIVALLVMFMAFYPVLAQDAAMLDLFLEHYPEELLKAFGMGGELSLATVAGFFAFSFAFTQLVIAAQSAYYGFHFMSVEEREMTADFLYAKPVSRPQILLAKYGAAGGALLITNVGVWFGSFLAINLFRGAADYELWPLVSLLLTVPVFQLFFFSLGFVVTAVSKKTVSVIGAAVGVSFVLYMLNALRRIVGGELLGLLSPYYHFDPNYILLAGAWHPLLTAISVSFIIVANFAAVRLYLRRDLRSAT, from the coding sequence ATGAATATCTTCATGTTTGAACTGCGCAAGTACATAGGATCGTTGGCGGTCTGGATAGCGAGCATCGTAGCGCTGCTTGTAATGTTTATGGCATTTTATCCTGTGTTGGCGCAAGATGCGGCGATGCTCGACTTGTTTCTCGAACACTATCCGGAAGAGTTGCTTAAGGCCTTTGGCATGGGGGGCGAACTAAGCCTCGCCACTGTGGCGGGCTTCTTTGCCTTCTCCTTTGCGTTTACACAACTGGTGATTGCCGCACAAAGCGCTTACTATGGCTTTCACTTTATGTCGGTAGAAGAACGTGAGATGACGGCAGACTTTCTCTATGCCAAACCGGTGAGCCGCCCGCAAATCCTACTCGCCAAGTACGGGGCGGCGGGTGGGGCGCTCCTCATTACTAACGTGGGCGTGTGGTTCGGTTCGTTCTTGGCGATAAACCTGTTTCGTGGCGCTGCGGATTACGAGCTCTGGCCGCTAGTTTCACTGCTCTTGACCGTGCCCGTGTTTCAACTTTTCTTCTTTAGCCTTGGGTTTGTCGTCACCGCAGTGAGCAAAAAAACCGTCAGCGTGATAGGCGCGGCGGTAGGGGTGTCTTTCGTCCTGTACATGCTAAACGCTCTGCGCCGCATTGTCGGGGGAGAACTGCTCGGCTTGCTTTCACCATACTACCACTTCGACCCGAACTATATTTTGCTGGCGGGGGCGTGGCATCCACTGCTTACGGCCATCAGCGTGAGTTTCATTATCGTGGCTAACTTCGCTGCGGTACGCCTGTATTTGCGGCGCGACCTGCGGTCTGCGACTTAG
- a CDS encoding U32 family peptidase has translation MQKPELLAPAGSFAALRAAVKSGADAVYLGGVKFSAREGAENFSLETLAQAVLFAHRSKVKVYVAVNTLLKDDEMEDALDFLRCAHNIGADAAIVQDLGLAGLLRQYLPALELHASTQMTTTSLSGVRALAARGFHRVVLARELTKGQIKEIVEAKVLPCEVFIHGALCVAYSGQCLFSSLLGARSGNRGQCAQPCRLPYSENDASYSYPLSPKDLCRLEHLSEVMALNCASLKIEGRLKRPEYVAEVVSIYRRAIDNICEKGSHASTPLEQRQLAQSFNRGFTTGFFYGKPGRALYSGDSPGHRGVQVGAVVENKEGQAVVSFSVAAHSGDVLAFGQDETVTLTINYRENALGVVATTKRHKMGQVVNRLVDARRNQELMDEVLKFSSPTPPASWQVSGREGGLLTVSLSCLGHTVTVWGDEPLERSKGQIAPLPLLERQLSKLGGTPFVMGEVRAEVDPFVFLSISEINSCRRRAVELLSQELWGNPCPVEPVAPVYLLPEKTKARSLPLLVVSVADASEAFVAARAGARELILGKEWAEEGPSEQLEGYKALKEIVAIPVALRLPRIMHTEEEAAWQKNIHKDIVYYASSLGGVELILQQGGRVRGDVGLNVLNSYAAEALPGLLSVTASLELSQAELRRMNRQTNREVEVVVHSRQLLMVLENSGYAAFLRDRKGMRFSLAEDMVGRAYLLNSQVQSHIDVLYALLGMPISRLRLDIAGVGAELVERTVRLYTQALEAREDKERAKILRGNLMADWGLLTRGHWQRGV, from the coding sequence GTGCAAAAACCAGAACTGCTAGCCCCTGCGGGGAGTTTTGCAGCTTTAAGGGCCGCGGTTAAGTCTGGGGCAGACGCAGTCTACCTTGGCGGGGTGAAGTTTAGCGCGCGCGAGGGCGCCGAAAACTTTTCTTTAGAGACCTTAGCGCAAGCAGTGCTCTTTGCCCATCGCAGCAAGGTCAAGGTTTATGTGGCCGTTAACACCTTGCTTAAAGACGACGAGATGGAAGATGCCCTAGATTTTTTGCGCTGCGCCCACAACATAGGGGCGGATGCGGCCATAGTGCAAGACCTAGGCTTGGCCGGTCTTCTACGGCAATACTTGCCCGCTTTAGAGCTCCATGCGAGCACCCAAATGACTACAACCTCGCTTTCTGGCGTCAGGGCACTAGCGGCGCGTGGTTTCCACAGGGTCGTTTTGGCGCGCGAGCTCACCAAGGGGCAAATTAAAGAAATCGTAGAGGCCAAAGTGCTGCCCTGCGAGGTCTTTATCCACGGGGCGCTTTGCGTCGCCTACTCCGGACAATGCCTCTTTAGCTCTCTCTTGGGTGCTAGAAGTGGTAACCGCGGTCAGTGTGCGCAGCCTTGTCGATTGCCCTACAGCGAAAATGACGCGTCTTATTCCTACCCCCTGAGCCCTAAAGACCTTTGTCGGCTAGAGCATCTTAGCGAGGTCATGGCCTTAAATTGCGCTTCCTTAAAAATTGAGGGCCGCCTTAAACGCCCCGAGTATGTGGCCGAAGTAGTCAGTATCTACCGGCGGGCCATAGATAATATCTGCGAAAAAGGCTCGCATGCCAGTACTCCCCTCGAGCAAAGGCAGCTTGCACAGTCCTTTAACCGAGGTTTTACCACAGGGTTCTTCTACGGCAAGCCTGGTCGCGCCCTCTATAGTGGCGACAGCCCCGGTCATCGGGGGGTCCAAGTGGGGGCGGTGGTGGAGAACAAAGAGGGACAAGCCGTGGTGTCTTTCTCGGTCGCGGCGCACTCTGGCGACGTGCTGGCCTTCGGGCAGGACGAAACAGTGACGTTAACCATAAACTATCGCGAGAACGCCCTAGGTGTAGTGGCCACTACCAAGAGGCACAAAATGGGGCAGGTAGTTAACCGCTTAGTTGACGCCCGCCGCAACCAAGAGCTCATGGACGAAGTGCTGAAGTTTTCGTCCCCCACTCCACCTGCTAGCTGGCAGGTTTCGGGCAGAGAGGGCGGGCTGCTTACGGTTTCTCTCTCTTGCCTCGGGCATACCGTTACAGTCTGGGGGGACGAACCACTAGAGAGGTCTAAGGGTCAGATCGCTCCCCTGCCCCTTTTAGAGCGTCAGCTCTCTAAGCTAGGGGGAACGCCCTTTGTCATGGGCGAGGTGCGGGCAGAGGTGGACCCCTTTGTCTTCTTGTCTATCAGCGAAATCAATAGTTGTCGTAGGCGCGCTGTGGAACTATTGAGCCAGGAGCTCTGGGGTAATCCCTGTCCGGTAGAGCCCGTAGCACCTGTGTACCTGTTGCCCGAAAAAACAAAAGCCCGCTCCCTCCCCCTGCTGGTAGTATCCGTGGCGGATGCCAGCGAGGCCTTTGTCGCCGCCCGCGCTGGCGCGCGAGAGCTCATTCTCGGCAAAGAATGGGCAGAAGAAGGGCCAAGTGAGCAGTTAGAGGGGTATAAAGCCCTTAAAGAAATCGTGGCCATACCCGTGGCGCTGCGTCTGCCGCGCATTATGCATACCGAAGAAGAAGCCGCCTGGCAAAAAAATATCCACAAGGACATAGTGTACTACGCCTCCTCTCTTGGCGGCGTGGAGCTAATCTTGCAGCAGGGTGGTCGAGTGCGCGGTGATGTGGGGCTCAATGTACTGAACAGCTACGCAGCAGAGGCCCTGCCGGGGCTCTTGTCGGTCACCGCCTCGCTAGAGCTTTCGCAAGCCGAATTGCGGCGCATGAATCGGCAAACCAATAGAGAAGTAGAGGTAGTGGTGCATAGCCGACAGCTACTTATGGTTCTTGAGAATAGCGGCTATGCCGCCTTTCTGCGTGATCGCAAAGGCATGCGCTTTTCGCTGGCAGAAGACATGGTAGGCCGCGCCTACTTACTTAACTCGCAAGTACAAAGTCACATCGATGTTCTGTACGCCTTGCTAGGCATGCCCATCTCTCGTTTGCGGCTCGACATTGCCGGGGTAGGAGCGGAACTTGTAGAGCGAACTGTACGTCTATACACTCAGGCCCTCGAAGCTAGAGAAGATAAAGAGCGCGCCAAGATACTGCGCGGCAACCTCATGGCCGACTGGGGATTATTGACACGTGGGCATTGGCAGAGAGGCGTCTGA
- a CDS encoding phage Gp37/Gp68 family protein, producing MSAKSKIEWTENTWNPVTGCTRISDGCKNCYAYTMANRLMHMGSAKYEDGFSVRTHESALDEPLKWRKPRLVFVNSMSDLFHEDIPFRFIEQVFEVMNKAPMHTFQILTKRALRLAELAPQLNWTPNIWQGVTVESSEHKYRVDALRTVASAVRFISFEPLLNDIGAVNLSGIQWSIVGGESGPGARPMESDWVLNLKEQCDQQVVPFYFKQWGGTHKKKAGRILLGQTWDNMPIVSSASN from the coding sequence GTGTCTGCTAAGTCTAAAATTGAGTGGACAGAAAATACTTGGAACCCTGTCACCGGCTGCACCCGTATCTCCGATGGATGCAAGAACTGCTACGCTTATACTATGGCCAATAGACTCATGCACATGGGAAGCGCGAAGTATGAGGATGGCTTCAGCGTGAGGACCCACGAGTCAGCCCTTGATGAGCCGCTAAAGTGGCGCAAACCGAGACTAGTTTTTGTGAACTCCATGTCTGACCTATTTCACGAAGACATACCCTTCCGCTTCATTGAACAAGTCTTCGAGGTCATGAACAAGGCTCCAATGCACACTTTTCAGATCTTGACTAAGCGCGCTCTGCGCCTGGCGGAATTAGCACCTCAGCTCAATTGGACTCCGAACATCTGGCAAGGAGTAACTGTCGAGAGTTCTGAGCACAAATACCGTGTTGACGCCCTTAGAACCGTTGCTTCTGCAGTTAGATTCATATCCTTTGAACCCCTACTGAATGATATAGGAGCAGTGAACCTCTCTGGCATTCAATGGAGCATTGTAGGCGGTGAAAGTGGACCAGGAGCTCGACCTATGGAATCTGACTGGGTGTTGAACCTAAAGGAGCAATGCGACCAACAAGTCGTGCCCTTTTACTTCAAACAATGGGGTGGAACACATAAGAAAAAAGCAGGGCGAATCCTTTTAGGGCAGACCTGGGACAACATGCCCATAGTCTCCTCTGCAAGCAATTAA
- a CDS encoding three-Cys-motif partner protein TcmP: protein MTQGFGGPWTLIKLEMLQRYLGFYTTALKKQNFNLCYIDAFAGSGNVDLKTEQSVTGSALRALDYPFDRYIFIEHDESYLAELSNKSGEKAPGKRIDFFLGDCNEMLKSIYTYNWRANNWRGVIFLDPYAMNLRWESLKTIAQSEAFDVWYLFPLSALIRCLPKEGRIPNSWQEKINALLGTHEWQKERYHAPAQLSLFDDERVERVEVEDIKAYVIKRLRTIFPGVSPSPAVLRQSKNAPMFLLCFAISNPSHRAIQLSLKGADHILKYKS, encoded by the coding sequence TTGACCCAGGGGTTTGGTGGCCCATGGACCCTTATTAAGCTAGAGATGCTACAAAGATACTTAGGATTCTATACGACGGCTCTAAAAAAACAAAACTTCAATCTGTGCTACATTGACGCATTTGCAGGAAGCGGCAACGTAGACCTGAAGACAGAGCAAAGCGTTACTGGCTCAGCCCTGAGGGCTCTTGACTATCCCTTCGATCGATACATATTTATCGAGCATGATGAGTCATATTTAGCAGAGCTCTCGAACAAATCCGGCGAGAAAGCCCCTGGAAAGCGCATAGACTTCTTTCTAGGAGACTGTAACGAAATGCTTAAGAGTATCTATACATACAACTGGCGTGCAAACAACTGGCGCGGAGTCATATTTTTAGACCCTTATGCTATGAACCTTAGATGGGAGTCACTAAAAACCATTGCCCAGAGTGAGGCTTTTGATGTTTGGTATCTCTTTCCCCTATCAGCTCTTATTAGATGCCTGCCCAAAGAAGGTCGCATCCCGAATAGCTGGCAAGAGAAGATCAATGCACTCCTCGGGACACATGAATGGCAGAAAGAACGCTACCATGCACCAGCACAACTCAGCCTATTTGATGATGAAAGGGTAGAGCGAGTCGAGGTAGAAGATATCAAGGCATACGTGATTAAGCGTCTGAGGACTATCTTCCCGGGGGTTTCTCCAAGTCCAGCTGTGTTACGGCAATCCAAAAATGCTCCGATGTTTTTACTCTGTTTTGCTATTAGTAATCCCAGTCACCGTGCGATACAATTGTCTTTAAAGGGCGCAGACCATATCCTTAAGTACAAGTCATAG